One Parachlamydia sp. AcF125 DNA segment encodes these proteins:
- the rplB gene encoding 50S ribosomal protein L2 has product MLKKYRPITPGTRQLVLPLNEKLTRANDYSKATVKPEKSLLSPKKRTNGRNNNGHITCRHKGGGHKRQYRLVDFKRDKENIPAVVNSVEYDPNRSAYIALLHYADGEKRYVIAPEGLKKGDKVQTSDQAPFRTGNCMRMMAMPLGSIIHNIEMIPGKGGKLVRSAGLSAQLMARSGGYVTVRMPSGEVRMFNEKCRATFGAVSNSEHNLRVEGKAGRKRWQGIRPTVRGTAMNPVDHPHGGGEGKHKGNIPQTPWAQCTRGLRTRSLKKSNKFIVKDRRKK; this is encoded by the coding sequence ATGTTAAAAAAATATCGACCAATCACTCCAGGCACACGGCAGCTTGTGTTGCCATTAAATGAAAAGCTTACACGTGCAAACGATTACTCAAAAGCAACGGTAAAGCCTGAGAAATCATTATTGTCCCCAAAAAAACGGACAAATGGAAGAAACAATAATGGCCATATCACTTGCCGTCATAAAGGTGGAGGACACAAGCGTCAATATCGTTTAGTTGATTTCAAGCGAGATAAAGAAAATATTCCAGCTGTTGTCAATTCAGTTGAATACGATCCAAACCGTTCCGCATACATTGCGCTCTTGCATTATGCAGATGGGGAAAAACGCTACGTGATTGCTCCCGAAGGATTGAAGAAAGGGGATAAGGTTCAAACAAGTGACCAAGCACCTTTCCGCACAGGAAACTGCATGCGAATGATGGCTATGCCTCTGGGCTCCATTATTCATAATATTGAAATGATTCCGGGAAAAGGTGGAAAACTTGTTCGGTCAGCTGGACTGTCTGCACAGTTAATGGCGCGTAGCGGTGGCTATGTAACTGTTAGAATGCCTTCTGGTGAAGTGCGTATGTTTAATGAAAAATGCCGAGCAACTTTTGGAGCGGTTTCCAATTCTGAGCACAATCTTCGCGTAGAGGGAAAAGCTGGTCGTAAACGTTGGCAGGGAATCCGACCAACAGTTCGCGGTACCGCAATGAACCCAGTCGATCACCCTCACGGTGGCGGTGAAGGAAAGCACAAAGGAAATATTCCTCAAACTCCTTGGGCGCAATGCACACGTGGGCTCCGAACACGATCCTTGAAAAAATCGAATAAGTTCATTGTTAAAGATCGAAGGAAAAAGTAA
- the rpsQ gene encoding 30S ribosomal protein S17, which translates to MQENQSKRKVKKGTVLSNKMEKTVVVQVSRTYPHPRYGKVVTRNKKYYAHNELRPLQVGEQVTIEETRPLSKLKRWRVVA; encoded by the coding sequence ATGCAAGAAAATCAATCAAAGCGAAAAGTTAAAAAAGGGACAGTTCTATCTAATAAGATGGAAAAAACCGTTGTAGTGCAAGTTAGCCGTACCTATCCACATCCTCGTTATGGGAAAGTGGTGACGCGCAACAAAAAATACTATGCACACAATGAATTAAGACCATTACAAGTGGGTGAACAAGTAACAATTGAAGAAACACGGCCCCTCTCAAAGTTAAAAAGATGGAGAGTGGTTGCCTAA
- the rpmC gene encoding 50S ribosomal protein L29: protein MSKARELINQSLDELQASLSDKQKELYALVVAKKNTKKLEKPHRIPSLKKDIARLHTVIHAKTLQEQSHAV, encoded by the coding sequence ATGTCTAAAGCTCGTGAACTAATTAATCAATCGCTAGATGAACTTCAAGCTTCTTTAAGTGACAAACAAAAAGAACTGTATGCTCTAGTAGTTGCAAAAAAAAATACAAAAAAACTTGAGAAGCCTCATCGTATTCCTTCTCTTAAAAAGGATATCGCACGGCTTCATACTGTGATTCATGCTAAAACATTGCAAGAACAGTCGCATGCTGTGTGA
- the rplW gene encoding 50S ribosomal protein L23: MANKNPYHVVKGPHVTEKSVMLQGLKNATSNRSLAACESPKYVFIVDRKANKQEIARAVEEIYSEKNIKVVAVNTINVKPKARRVRGRMGNKPGFKKAVVTLEAGDNLDNV, translated from the coding sequence ATGGCGAATAAAAATCCCTATCATGTGGTAAAAGGTCCGCATGTAACAGAAAAGTCAGTCATGCTTCAAGGGTTAAAAAACGCTACAAGTAACCGCTCGCTAGCGGCATGTGAATCGCCTAAATATGTATTCATTGTAGATCGAAAGGCGAATAAGCAAGAAATCGCTCGAGCGGTTGAAGAGATTTATAGCGAAAAAAATATCAAAGTTGTCGCAGTGAACACGATTAATGTTAAGCCAAAGGCAAGACGTGTGCGTGGTCGTATGGGAAATAAACCAGGCTTTAAAAAAGCGGTGGTTACGCTTGAAGCTGGCGACAATTTAGATAACGTATAA
- the rpsS gene encoding 30S ribosomal protein S19, whose protein sequence is MARSLKKGPFVAHHLKKKVDDQNKAGTKKSIKTWSRSSMIVPEMIGHTFEVHNGRKFISVFVSENMVGHRLGEFSPTRLFKGHPIKK, encoded by the coding sequence ATGGCTAGATCCTTAAAAAAGGGCCCCTTTGTGGCTCACCATTTAAAGAAGAAAGTCGATGATCAAAATAAAGCTGGAACTAAGAAGTCCATTAAAACTTGGTCAAGAAGCTCAATGATCGTTCCAGAAATGATTGGACATACATTTGAAGTTCACAATGGGCGTAAATTCATTTCAGTGTTTGTATCTGAAAATATGGTAGGACACCGCTTAGGAGAGTTTTCACCAACACGCCTATTTAAGGGGCATCCAATTAAGAAATAA
- the rplD gene encoding 50S ribosomal protein L4 codes for MALLKVFDIKGNEVGELEVDSAFAEAQINSQVVKDYITALRANARQWSANTKGRSEVKHSTKKPHPQKGGGRARQGSLVAPQYRGGGRVFGPKPKFDQHVRINKKERKAVIRFLIGEKIRNNALTIVQDFHMEEPQTKHVAQFLEKQGINGRTLFIGEGNFVQVGDENDSKKVSVRCEQHDNFIKSIRNLQKVEFALTSHVSGYDVIVAKNMIVGASALEQLKEWLC; via the coding sequence GTGGCTTTATTAAAAGTTTTTGATATTAAAGGCAATGAAGTTGGGGAATTAGAGGTTGATAGCGCTTTTGCTGAAGCCCAAATTAATTCTCAAGTCGTAAAAGATTATATTACTGCTCTTAGAGCAAATGCAAGGCAATGGTCCGCTAATACAAAAGGGCGTTCAGAAGTTAAGCATTCGACAAAAAAACCTCATCCACAGAAGGGTGGAGGACGGGCTCGCCAAGGCTCGCTCGTAGCTCCTCAATATCGGGGTGGTGGTCGAGTGTTTGGTCCAAAACCAAAATTTGATCAGCATGTACGCATTAACAAAAAAGAACGAAAAGCGGTTATTCGTTTCTTGATCGGCGAGAAAATTCGCAATAACGCCTTAACCATTGTGCAAGATTTCCACATGGAAGAACCCCAAACAAAACATGTCGCTCAGTTTCTTGAAAAACAGGGAATTAACGGAAGAACATTGTTTATCGGGGAAGGAAACTTCGTTCAAGTTGGCGATGAGAATGACAGCAAAAAAGTTAGTGTGCGTTGCGAACAACATGACAACTTTATTAAAAGCATTCGCAATCTGCAAAAGGTTGAGTTTGCTTTAACGTCTCATGTTAGTGGATATGATGTAATTGTAGCAAAAAACATGATTGTGGGGGCGTCTGCGCTCGAACAGTTGAAAGAATGGCTTTGCTAA
- the rpsC gene encoding 30S ribosomal protein S3 — protein MGQKANPIGLRLIRNRKWRSKWFANKLEFGSHVIEDHRIREYLMKKPACVGTSQIRICRMSDKIEITICTARPGLVIGKKGAEIDTLKTELFKLTGKEVWIEVEEIKRPDLDAKIVADGIAKQLERRIAFRRAMKKAMQSAIDAGALGIKVQVSGRLGGAEIARTEWYKEGSTPLHTLRADIDFAYGRAETTYGSIGVKVWIYRGEDTQPTRQPTE, from the coding sequence ATGGGACAAAAAGCCAATCCAATTGGACTTCGCTTAATACGCAATCGTAAATGGCGTTCGAAGTGGTTTGCAAACAAGCTTGAATTTGGTAGCCATGTGATCGAGGATCATCGGATTCGCGAATATTTGATGAAAAAGCCGGCTTGTGTAGGAACCTCTCAGATCCGCATTTGCCGCATGAGTGATAAAATCGAAATCACCATTTGCACCGCACGCCCAGGCCTTGTAATCGGGAAAAAAGGGGCAGAAATTGACACTCTTAAAACCGAATTATTTAAGCTTACCGGAAAAGAAGTTTGGATTGAAGTAGAAGAGATCAAACGCCCTGATTTAGATGCCAAAATTGTAGCTGATGGAATTGCAAAACAGCTTGAGCGACGAATTGCATTCAGACGCGCTATGAAAAAAGCCATGCAATCTGCTATCGATGCAGGCGCTCTCGGAATTAAAGTGCAAGTTTCTGGTCGCTTGGGTGGAGCTGAAATCGCACGAACTGAATGGTACAAAGAGGGCAGCACTCCGCTCCATACCTTAAGAGCAGATATTGATTTTGCTTACGGCCGTGCTGAGACAACCTATGGAAGCATTGGCGTCAAGGTTTGGATCTACCGAGGCGAAGACACACAACCAACTAGACAGCCAACTGAGTAA
- the rplV gene encoding 50S ribosomal protein L22, whose protein sequence is MNYAKALSKYIRISPRKARLAAGLIRGKSVPDALVQLQFSGLRAGRLLKKTLDSAVANAESQHDLRREQLKVAEVRIDAGPIIKRAKPKNRGGRHPIMKRTSHFTVVVSAE, encoded by the coding sequence ATGAATTATGCAAAAGCGCTAAGTAAATATATTCGAATAAGTCCACGCAAAGCTCGTCTTGCTGCAGGGCTTATCCGCGGAAAATCTGTACCTGATGCGTTAGTTCAACTCCAATTCAGTGGATTGAGGGCAGGTAGGCTCTTGAAAAAAACGCTCGATAGTGCTGTGGCGAACGCAGAATCGCAACATGATCTTCGACGGGAACAACTGAAAGTTGCAGAAGTGCGAATCGACGCAGGGCCAATAATTAAACGTGCGAAACCTAAGAACCGTGGTGGCCGTCATCCAATCATGAAGCGAACTAGCCATTTCACCGTTGTTGTTAGCGCAGAATAA
- the rplC gene encoding 50S ribosomal protein L3, with product MAIKLMGKKRGMTQRFDEAGNLIVCTVIEVEPNVVTQLKTKAKDGYNAVQLGFEKIEANDPRTVKRRTSKPLQGHYAKAGVEPRRFSGEFRVEDSAEFSLGQELKVDLFKEAGYLDVTGVSKGKGYQGVMKLHNFGGGPAAHGSGFHRHAGSTGMRSTPGRCLPGGKRASHMGVDRVTVENLKIVLVDEENNLILVQGQVPGAYDSLLFLRKARKKRSAK from the coding sequence ATGGCGATAAAATTAATGGGTAAAAAACGGGGGATGACACAGCGTTTTGATGAAGCTGGTAACCTCATCGTTTGCACAGTCATTGAAGTCGAACCCAATGTGGTGACACAGCTTAAAACGAAAGCAAAAGACGGTTATAATGCTGTTCAGTTGGGGTTTGAAAAAATTGAAGCAAATGATCCGCGCACGGTAAAAAGACGTACGTCAAAGCCCTTGCAAGGACACTATGCGAAAGCAGGTGTTGAGCCCCGCAGATTTTCTGGAGAGTTTCGGGTGGAAGATTCTGCCGAATTTTCTCTTGGGCAAGAACTCAAAGTAGACCTTTTCAAAGAGGCTGGATATCTCGATGTGACGGGAGTTAGCAAAGGTAAGGGTTACCAAGGGGTGATGAAGCTGCATAACTTTGGCGGTGGCCCTGCTGCTCACGGTTCAGGATTTCATCGACATGCTGGATCGACCGGAATGCGTTCTACCCCAGGTCGTTGTTTGCCCGGTGGTAAAAGAGCAAGTCATATGGGTGTCGACCGAGTTACTGTTGAAAATTTAAAAATTGTGCTAGTCGACGAAGAAAATAATCTGATCTTGGTTCAAGGGCAAGTTCCCGGGGCTTATGACAGCTTGCTTTTTCTAAGAAAAGCAAGAAAAAAGCGCAGTGCGAAATAA
- the rplP gene encoding 50S ribosomal protein L16, with amino-acid sequence MALMPKRTKFRKLQKGHFSGISKGGCFVHFGEFGIQVLERAWVTAQQIEACRVAINRYFQRRGKVWIRIFPDKPVTKKPAEVRMGKGKGAVDHWVAVVKPGRILFEVGNVPKVLAQNALRRAAAKLGIKTRFVERVEQV; translated from the coding sequence ATGGCATTGATGCCTAAACGAACAAAATTTCGAAAGCTTCAAAAAGGGCATTTTTCTGGAATCAGCAAAGGCGGATGCTTTGTTCACTTTGGTGAATTCGGCATTCAAGTTTTAGAAAGAGCCTGGGTAACCGCTCAACAGATTGAAGCCTGCCGTGTAGCCATTAATCGCTACTTTCAGCGACGTGGAAAAGTGTGGATACGTATTTTCCCAGACAAACCCGTAACAAAAAAACCAGCCGAAGTGCGTATGGGTAAAGGAAAAGGCGCTGTAGACCATTGGGTAGCAGTTGTTAAACCGGGGCGTATTTTATTCGAAGTGGGCAACGTACCAAAAGTTTTAGCGCAAAACGCTCTTAGACGCGCAGCGGCTAAGCTTGGAATTAAAACTCGATTCGTCGAGCGTGTAGAACAAGTGTGA